Proteins encoded in a region of the Nocardioides aromaticivorans genome:
- a CDS encoding TadE family protein codes for MTIAKRLRPLWGLRLRRRDERGLAAPEFVVVMPVVMLIFLTLVQWSVQLYNDRIVHAAAREAAVDAAAWEGTEDAGRQTANEYLADSGSDLSNTSVRINVGATEVTVTVSGDVMTLLPGFNKRVSATATVPRERFAE; via the coding sequence ATGACCATCGCGAAGCGCCTCCGGCCCCTTTGGGGCCTACGGTTGCGCCGCCGCGACGAGCGCGGCCTCGCGGCCCCGGAGTTCGTGGTCGTCATGCCGGTGGTGATGCTGATCTTCCTGACGCTGGTCCAGTGGTCGGTGCAGCTGTACAACGACCGGATCGTGCACGCCGCGGCTCGTGAGGCAGCAGTCGACGCCGCCGCCTGGGAAGGAACCGAAGACGCCGGCCGGCAGACCGCCAACGAGTACCTGGCCGACTCCGGCAGCGACCTGTCCAACACCAGCGTCAGGATCAACGTGGGGGCGACCGAAGTCACCGTCACTGTCTCCGGCGACGTAATGACACTCTTGCCCGGCTTCAACAAGCGGGTGTCGGCCACTGCCACCGTGCCACGGGAGAGGTTCGCAGAATGA
- a CDS encoding TadE/TadG family type IV pilus assembly protein translates to MTRPPTTTDWRDAIQYFSHDGPGGDEALAAQHPDLVAALHTLSPSDEPLTIGRHSVTRQTDGAWRVGNDRNLASPWVVVQSLRAAHHRRRDRSLFRERLRAPRDERGYTAVELLAMTTVLVGFITVVVGGGRFVDSNSQVDDAAYAAARAASLETNFEAGQMAGRKAAADALADRGKACTQLTVSFAGTDFRTSGHVSVEVTCHANLSDVVGFGLPGAKDFTSTAVVPIEQYRRLP, encoded by the coding sequence ATGACACGGCCGCCGACCACAACAGACTGGCGAGACGCCATCCAATACTTCAGCCACGACGGTCCCGGAGGCGATGAAGCACTCGCAGCCCAGCACCCCGACCTGGTGGCTGCCCTGCACACGCTGAGCCCCAGCGACGAGCCGTTGACGATCGGCCGCCACAGCGTCACCCGCCAAACCGATGGGGCCTGGCGAGTCGGGAACGACCGGAACCTTGCCTCACCGTGGGTCGTGGTCCAGTCCCTCCGCGCCGCCCACCACCGTCGCCGCGACCGCAGTCTCTTCCGTGAGCGGCTCCGCGCACCCCGCGACGAGCGCGGCTACACCGCCGTCGAGCTCTTGGCGATGACCACCGTCCTTGTCGGCTTCATCACCGTCGTCGTTGGCGGCGGCCGGTTCGTCGACTCGAACAGCCAGGTTGATGACGCCGCATACGCGGCCGCGCGAGCCGCATCCCTGGAAACGAACTTCGAGGCCGGACAGATGGCAGGCCGCAAAGCGGCTGCCGACGCGCTGGCCGATCGGGGCAAGGCCTGCACACAGCTGACGGTGTCGTTCGCGGGAACAGATTTCCGGACCTCGGGTCACGTGAGTGTCGAGGTCACCTGCCACGCGAACCTGAGCGACGTCGTCGGTTTCGGCCTGCCGGGCGCCAAGGACTTCACCAGCACAGCCGTGGTCCCCATCGAGCAGTACCGGCGGCTGCCATGA
- a CDS encoding pilus assembly protein TadG-related protein produces the protein MTSRLIRRLRARRDERGVVSTWTILMASGVFLVLLGLVYDGGNAMNQRIAAHRAAEQAARAAADEMRGVRDGTEGINQATATARANQILQQAGWSGTVNINGLDVTVRVTGKSDNAFLNVLGFASFPVDETGTATSITGPN, from the coding sequence ATGACGTCGCGACTCATCCGACGGTTGCGGGCCCGGCGCGACGAACGAGGAGTGGTCTCTACCTGGACGATCCTCATGGCCTCGGGGGTGTTCCTGGTGCTCCTCGGACTCGTCTATGACGGCGGCAACGCCATGAACCAGCGCATCGCTGCCCACCGCGCCGCGGAACAGGCCGCGCGGGCGGCCGCCGACGAGATGCGCGGCGTCCGTGACGGGACCGAAGGCATCAACCAGGCGACCGCGACCGCACGCGCCAACCAGATCCTGCAGCAGGCCGGCTGGAGCGGCACCGTGAACATCAACGGGCTCGACGTCACTGTGAGGGTCACGGGAAAGTCAGACAACGCGTTCCTCAACGTCCTCGGCTTCGCAAGCTTCCCGGTCGACGAGACCGGCACCGCAACGTCCATCACGGGCCCGAACTAG